The following is a genomic window from Calliphora vicina chromosome 5, idCalVici1.1, whole genome shotgun sequence.
TTGTTAGCCAAGTCTTTGGCAGTCTTGCCCGTTTTATCTTTTATATTTCTGTCCACTCCCAGTGATAATAAATATTCGACGGTCTCGTACGCTCCTTCACAACTGGCCATCATTAGGGCCGACCAACCATAATTATCACACACATTTACATTTTCACctttaaaatcaatttctttCAATTCGTCCAGTTTATTTTCCATAGCAAAACGAAAATAACTTCTAACCTCAAAAGATACCTTTGGTATGGGATGTTTCGATTTTATGCCATGTTCCTCAATTTTATTACTTAACTTATTTTGTGCTTGTTTCATAATATCTTGAGTTATTTCCGTGTCCTCTTTTCTAACCAGTTCCtcataaaattctttaatttcatCACCCTTGACTCCGGCAATTGTGTATTTTTCTTGTGTAATATTGGAAGTTCCTTTTTGCACATCATGTGTTCCCTCTTTGATGAATCGCTTAAGTGGAATATGTACTGTAGCTAAAGCCAGCCAATTCGGATGCAATTGCTCGCCTGTACTGTCCATTATTTtaggaaaattctaaaaatatcttacaattttccaacaatcccaagaaaaatgtatttttgtttgtttatctgaacagctgttttttgttgttgattgtACAGCGGTTGATTTTCATTGTACAGCGGCTGATATCAGTAATTACAGCATTGCCAGGTTACAATAATACTCACATTTCCAGGGCTGAATAAAAAGTAAACACTTCagtaatgtaaatttttataaatttaaatctaaataaaatagaTAATATACTTTATcgctttgataaattttattttaatagctaAACATTGAAACAtgtgcatcaataaatgtagaaacaatGGATTTTTTACACTAAGATATgataaaaagtagaaaataatcgATGTAAATTAAAAGGTAAATAGTCGACTATtcagaaactgaaaaaaaattaaaaatctaaaaaagtcgATATTTTGTTTCAACTATACTATCATAATTTCTAGGACTGgaacgaaatattttttgtttttttcccagctattttattttttagttgtatttttaagaaaaaaagtattaatgGGCTCTCAGATTTAGAGCAATATGGAATTGTCGTAATTAGAAATGGGAGGTCTCCAAATGATCCaaagaaaaattatcaattattcagcccaatctccaagaaaccgaaacttttaaattttaagcgatggaaaatcaaataaattgtggtgtttatttatgttatatttCTAGTGTGTATTTCTTGTTGCACTAGGGCAACACCAGGTCACctttatagaaggtgacgacagaacaagaacaaatacaagatgtacaaaaacaacaggtactttgtttttgttaaagcaTAATTGAACTGTCAAAATTGCCTATTTTTGTTTGTGCTTTTAGGTTTGTTGTAGTGAAAAGTATTATTGAAAAGTATTATTGACAGTTCAAACATCGAAACaagtaaagaataaaataatcagctgttcttctgagGTCACCTTCTTTAAATTCGCCCTGGACAAACACTTATCAAAATCTaaccttaaatttaaaatcaacattttaccaACCACGGAGCCAGGAcgcttttttgttgaaaaaaaaatggatggtattaatttatttaatcaatTTGTTGCTCTACATAAACCCCAACTGGTAGCATCAGCAGTGCCACAGCATTTCTGGAAAACTCTTTATCATAAAATAACGACCGAAACATTTGATGCTGGTCAGGCTCTGCAGTTGATGTTAATCGAGTATGACGATGAAGAAGATGAACTTGCTAGTGTGGAGGAGAAAGATTGTAGGCCGGTTTTTGCTTTATCTGTAGCACAAGACGAAGGACTGCAGGCTAATGACCCCAATAATATATACCTTGTAGACCATTGCTGGACATTTCGCTTGAACATGGCAAGGCAACAACTTGAAGAATATGAACATTTGTGCAATAGATTGTGTGCCATAACCGGAATAGATTTGGAAGACAACGATCGAGTGGATAAGGTAATGAAGAAAATGTGGAAATACTGTCAGTCTTATACGCTGGCCAGTGATCAACTTTCCGATGAGGATAGACAACCCATATGGTACATAATGGATGAGGTGGGTTCAGCTGTGGGACATTCAGATGAGCCCAATTTTAGATTGGTaccatttttgcatttaaatacCCAAACGACTTACAGCCTGTTGTTTCCTATTAAAGATGTTGAATGTGGTGACCATGTGTGTCGTGATTATGTGGAGTATGTTAGTAAAGAGGCTGAGGAGAGAAAAGCTTTGCTTTTGCCTTGGAGTCATGTCGATCTCAGCAAAGAAAGTTTTCTGCAATATGAACCATCAGCTGAATATTTCAACACTGGTCATATACCAGAAACCTATGCAACAGAGGATGATATGCAAGAACCTCAATTTGATCGTAATGAACCTTTGAAAGTGTATACGGAGTACGAAATGGTGCAAGAGCATTTAACTTCCCCTTACTTCAGTCTAGTGGACAATCCAGAATCAGCTGATATTCTATGGCTAACCACACACTACAAAAATTTCGCTGAATTGTCACAGGAAACGCCCAACAAGTTTATTAATCAATTTCCTTTAGAGTACATTATTACTATTAAAGACTTGCTTAGTATTATTTGTAGAAGAGCAGCTGTAGAACATCATAATAAGGAAACATTGGAAACATATCCTTTGTGGCTACCAGctacatataatttaaaaacagaaattttacaATTCGCTTCATACT
Proteins encoded in this region:
- the LOC135960267 gene encoding G patch domain and ankyrin repeat-containing protein 1 homolog; this translates as MDSTGEQLHPNWLALATVHIPLKRFIKEGTHDVQKGTSNITQEKYTIAGVKGDEIKEFYEELVRKEDTEITQDIMKQAQNKLSNKIEEHGIKSKHPIPKVSFEVRSYFRFAMENKLDELKEIDFKGENVNVCDNYGWSALMMASCEGAYETVEYLLSLGVDRNIKDKTGKTAKDLANKKGYYNIVELLDTFQKNDDKTEDYKQEEAEPPQPFFCEICKQNFSETSQTQHQTSTIHQFNMKSTLPANKLQKFNISVRNKGLQLMVKQGWNKESGLGPSQAGRLYPVKTVIRKQRTGLGIEQPAARVTHFEAYDRKAVQRHNSDYYKKKPRNSNDIRREKVREWKRDRRLRNELN
- the TTLL12 gene encoding tubulin--tyrosine ligase-like protein 12 — its product is MDGINLFNQFVALHKPQLVASAVPQHFWKTLYHKITTETFDAGQALQLMLIEYDDEEDELASVEEKDCRPVFALSVAQDEGLQANDPNNIYLVDHCWTFRLNMARQQLEEYEHLCNRLCAITGIDLEDNDRVDKVMKKMWKYCQSYTLASDQLSDEDRQPIWYIMDEVGSAVGHSDEPNFRLVPFLHLNTQTTYSLLFPIKDVECGDHVCRDYVEYVSKEAEERKALLLPWSHVDLSKESFLQYEPSAEYFNTGHIPETYATEDDMQEPQFDRNEPLKVYTEYEMVQEHLTSPYFSLVDNPESADILWLTTHYKNFAELSQETPNKFINQFPLEYIITIKDLLSIICRRAAVEHHNKETLETYPLWLPATYNLKTEILQFASYYQNRSKKGLDNHWIIKPWNLARGMDTHITDSLAQIVRLPSTGPKIAQKYIENPVLFYRSSLDAQVKFDIRYVVLLKSVRPLEAFIHRKFYLRFSNKPFSLDHFDDYEKHFTVMNYQDDAELHHVKCEQFLDLWQEQYPQNAWSDIEDKICSMLYEMLECATKGSAPSAIQPCPQSRAVYAADIMLDWIPSCNDTKDASKMQPKLLEVNWTPDCKRACDYYPEFYNDIFKLLFLNEANDEVFRLLQ